One window of the Doryrhamphus excisus isolate RoL2022-K1 chromosome 10, RoL_Dexc_1.0, whole genome shotgun sequence genome contains the following:
- the lmtk3 gene encoding uncharacterized protein lmtk3 isoform X1, with protein sequence MRPHCWVMVALAGVMSYISPDRALGAPQREVSQSRTASLSPPPYVVILISCSGLVSFVLLLLTCLCCKRGGVGFNEFDNADGEECSGGSSPIQEDSLSSCPSLPEVYTLPVRERHNCAALRDGGDPKSVCFKRHTLNYLQEIGNGWFGKVILAEVLCDCSSSQVVVKELRVGASPLEQRKFLAESEPYRSLKHPNVLQCLGQCSENIPFLLVMEFCQLGDLKRYLRAQRKSDGMTPDLPTRDLLTLQRMAFEITSGLLHLHDNNYIHSDLALRNCLLTSDLTVRIGDYGLSHNQYKEDYYLTPDKLWIPLRWIAPELLEEYRGALIVTDQTKTSNVWSLGVVIWELFEFGSQPHRHLSDEEVLTFVIRERQITLAQPRLKLSHADYWYEIMQSCWLPPSQRPSVAEVFLLLSSLLAAERGTSRGSEDEDDEEYEEARGRRGESDESFERRWDLLRPPAFQAAAHERQREREDRHCSYPLLDPVGTRGTHSSSELDDILTVTETSKGLNFEYFWEKAHARRGYKPLAPAQPIPTANNNNHRQSLDTPTVVPVISARSPSLASEYYIRLEEHTPQDKSPTLKGKSQSCRSDSICPGDMELVEIRSGMLGKERVPYCSSDRCAGGKGIQMVRSSEVKLQVPNTGVAEFRDASSRVTDFSVINLGEDDQEEKNSDKKPPASSQAPVLPPKPRSMSMSSANHLHSRPLPAPPLGYRGLPHYNMSGKIQTDPLQMNSCPPSSYGHLGLHRSRQTLPPSPSLSPSLPPSSHPVYPAPQMYPPPLPPHAKQRTCPSYNSDSYSRYSSRSKRDPLSCDLGARHGTHSSKDARGKDFDSPVRRENPLRPIYRNIPRSQPRTDGQSSSSPTYSDEDDSPFMSPEKQSTSVTYSSLSKDADPAAAGLFSRGMKRTQSRLDTILPAIWKEDAQLQAERVAAAKKSPMHLFLTEISTVAEAREGNSDIPWEKAKKGDGERSKDFVLLNKGMRRSQSLITELGSAGQSWGAENYSTGMEKDFTAAEESFQGDLFLTEIDTDTDLNGGSGSDPVKYLYPSGSRSRPYICDPDLPKSTDAEDPHSTGIRRSHSLLSETTRGKAECEPQQTETDQQRTEMTREEFLKEIQSAETFLTEIISRQHPPAGRKEGESSPTLLSPEYESICMDPNTAQTIQFQSESSMRSSGRGKDEPQTEAIYAQVTKRAKKSEIKVSTRPEIPVLHIGSAIKQENQGSNADHCRSGDYVFAEIMPKNGLLHNETLTSCQKDDESFDGPALPARGEDQARDLDVSLIMNSPKTSLIQNGLERDDEGKDNTDRGAADSDLSKGGGVPKTEPERKLSSQHNESVQEEATATPTTPDWDASADVSLVTPTDSVLSPTTSSSADCLTPSDSWTGGGGAGWRALGNETPHRDSAYFSDSDWEGDGMSRRNTDGLGGSRPSSGRGGDRGTLTGIEEKTETEEEAEVEHKRTLENRIETSEKRTSLENTSDATHVPSKGFQPGKRDDSGIFLNGQKSSQQFDGPQTKDRVDFIDTLFSKLEDEPPKSLPHRHGDAKDRHYADDIVSHVTDCKYLDMTLSASGRPYSKEYMHMENHSSLESPGSNTDSKSSELWVDPTNKETPSFVDSSVGNSNVGNSSIGNSVDDQVSLRFASRIEEGAERSFKVPELEMHNTDGNHLQCLDGVTSDLCQGSPPTGSGGGGVEEKEDQRTGHPSQSSDSHLWSGENDQWASPEKRCQDDGADSGFRNQVWEAGEHLGAGQEIWEAEGNDEFAGSEPHPAALESCEEPWKNEKQRLNGSLSAKENTQPDGVNIQQVENVENLLESDRVDAEMEIPATEVENMEIPDPEVFDKVKKHPWSCVTGSEENQNFNIWPQEEDLPPSEENPDQENLDSDLPSEAEMSPCGAERHTDESVSMEKEEEDSPVDNFSSVDFPSPPPSIDLDVQDDKLESLDDSFPSPPPSVSEAEEFGTSGLEADVMPMTHITVDGESNLTSDTGGLDDADQTPTPVHSLPELLISEWKDLDEEALEDFEKLEQLCRISGDEGETLGDIFLENLELLESLKKTPDQKDGKCGEEICNLGADLGEEGSPSSDEEDGNDAPCPPGQTPEPKDQDCLSKTTTKNGLKMQVCQERLQFSLSENVKTNVLWGATVKDSVTLRPWGEEAAEDCCQADAEEQQNQDGSQTPQEGVSKAECEEAKPEPLAAIEQPEVTTTPQTTAHQAIKAKVARLSLALPPLALALPVASAGKDGAIGSRIGRRRGLLPGSDPEDEEEDEAEDESSRRVIVVTETDVDKRVGLRSLLKSPKEPLDRGRDRGRNVSFFDDVTIYLFDQETPTKELSAPAPASQAAVSVKNTKLDFHASKSKDSKRKEDSSVKARAPGGGTNLVTSSRFTVSPAKDPHLA encoded by the exons ATGCGGCCACACTGCTGGGTGATGGTGGCTCTGGCAGGGGTCATGTCGTACATCAGCCCGGACAGAGCGCTCGGAGCCCCGCAGAGGGAAG TTTCCCAGAGCAGGACCGCCTCCCTGTCGCCGCCGCCGTACGTCGTCATCCTCATCTCGTGCTCGGGGCTCGTCTCCTTCGTCCTGCTGCTCCTCACCTGCCTGTGCTGCAAGAGAGGGGGGGTGGGCTTCAAT GAGTTTGACAATGCCGATGGGGAGGAGTGTTCTGGGGGGTCCAGTCCAATCCAGGAGGACAGCCTGTCATCGTGCCCCTCCCTCCCTGAGGTCTACACCCTGCCCGTCAGAGAGAGGCACAACTGCGCCGCCCTACGGGATGGAGGAG ACCCCAAGTCTGTGTGCTTCAAAAGGCACACCTTGAACTACCTGCAGGAGATTGGAAATGGCTGGTTTGGAAAA GTGATCCTGGCCGAGGTCTTATGCGACTGCAGCTCCTCGCAGGTGGTGGTGAAGGAGTTGCGTGTCGGCGCCAGCCCGCTGGAGCAGAGGAAGTTCTTGGCCGAGTCGGAGCCCTACAG GAGCCTGAAACATCCCAACGTCCTTCAGTGTTTGGGCCAGTGCAGTGAAAACATCCCTTTTCTCCTGGTGATGGAATTCTGTCAGCTG GGTGATCTCAAAAGGTACCTGCGAGCCCAACGCAAGTCCGATGGAATGACCCCCGACCTCCCGACCCGGGATCTGTTGACGCTGCAGCGAATGGCCTTTGAGATCACGTCAGGCCTGCTGCACCTTCACGACAACAACTACATCCACAG CGATCTGGCTCTAAGAAACTGCCTGCTGACCTCCGACCTCACCGTGAGGATAGGCGACTACGGACTCTCACACAACCAATATAAG GAGGACTATTACCTAACCCCGGACAAGTTATGGATTCCCCTGCGCTGGATCGCCCCAGAGCTCCTGGAAGAGTACCGAGGAGCTCTGATTGTAACGGACCAAACCAAGACCAGCAACGTGTG GTCTCTGGGTGTGGTCATATGGGAGCTCTTTGAGTTCGGCTCTCAGCCCCACCGACACCTGAGTGACGAAGAGGTCCTGACGTTTGTCATCAGGGAGCGACAGATCACTCTGGCCCAGCCGAGACTCAAACTCTCCCACGCGGATTACTG GTATGAGATCATGCAGTCCTGCTGGCTACCTCCATCTCAGCGCCCGTCAGTCGCAGAGgtattcctcctcctctcctccctgCTGGCCGCCGAGCGGGGAACGTCGAGGGGGAGCGAGGATGAAGACGACGAGGAGTACGAAGAGGCCCGAGGGAGAAGGGGCGAGAGCGACGAGTCCTTTGAAAGACGCTGGGACTTGCTCCGCCCACCCGCCTTCCAGGCCGCAGCGCACGAGCGGCAAAGGGAGCGAGAGGACCGGCACTGTTCCTACCCCTTGCTGGACCCCGTGGGCACCCGGGGCACGCATTCATCGTCCGAACTGGACGACATCCTGACCGTGACTGAAACCAGCAAGGGTCTGAACTTTGAGTATTTCTGGGAGAAGGCCCACGCCAGGCGTGGCTACAAGCCCCTCGCCCCCGCTCAACCCATCCCGAccgccaacaacaacaaccacaggCAGTCCTTGGACACGCCCACCGTGGTCCCGGTCATCAGCGCACGGAGCCCCTCCCTCGCCAGCGAGTACTACATCCGATTAGAGGAGCACACTCCCCAGGACAAGTCCCCGACTCTGAAAGGGAAGAGCCAGTCTTGCAGGTCTGACTCCATCTGCCCCGGAGACATGGAGCTTGTGGAAATCCGGAGCGGCATGCTGGGAAAAGAGCGAGTACCCTATTGTTCCTCGGACAGGTGCGCAGGTGGGAAAGGCATCCAGATGGTGCGATCGAGCGAGGTTAAACTCCAGGTGCCCAATACGGGCGTGGCCGAATTCAGGGACGCTTCCAGCAGAGTGACCGACTTCTCTGTCATCAATTTAGGGGAGGACGACCAAGAGGAGAAGAACTCTGACAAGAAACCACCCGCGAGTTCTCAAGCTCCGGTCCTTCCTCCCAAGCCCCGCTCCATGTCCATGTCCTCGGCCAACCACCTTCACTCGCGCCCGCTGCCGGCACCCCCCCTTGGCTACAGAGGACTTCCCCACTACAACATGAGTGGTAAAATCCAGACCGATCCCCTTCAGATGAACAGCTGCCCACCTTCGAGCTACGGTCACTTGGGGCTCCATCGCTCTCGACAGACTTTACCTCCGTCTCCGTCCCTGTCCCCGTCTCTGCCCCCATCCAGTCACCCCGTTTACCCCGCCCCTCAAATGTACCCGCCGCCTCTCCCTCCCCACGCCAAACAAAGAACCTGCCCGAGCTACAACTCGGACTCTTACTCCAGATACAGCAGCAGATCCAAGAGAGACCCGCTATCCTGTGACCTCGGCGCCAGACACGGAACCCACAGCTCCAAGGACGCCCGTGGGAAAGACTTTGACTCACCCGTTCGCAGAGAAAACCCCTTGCGGCCCATCTATCGCAATATACCTCGGTCTCAGCCCCGGACGGACGGGCAGTCCTCGTCCAGTCCCACCTACTCGGACGAGGACGATTCCCCCTTCATGTCGCCCGAGAAACAAAGCACTAGCGTCACTTATTCCAGCCTGTCCAAGGATGCGGATCCGGCCGCCGCAGGCCTCTTCTCCAGGGGAATGAAGAGAACGCAGTCACGCCTCGACACCATCCTGCCGGCCATTTGGAAGGAAGATGCACAACTTCAGGCGGAACGCGTGGCCGCCGCCAAGAAGTCCCCCATGCACCTGTTCCTAACCGAAATATCTACCGTGGCCGAGGCGCGCGAGGGCAATTCCGACATTCCATGGGAGAAGGCCAAGAAAGGAGACGGAGAGAGATCCAAAGACTTTGTGTTGCTCAACAAAGGGATGCGGCGCTCCCAGTCCCTGATCACAGAGCTAGGCTCGGCGGGGCAGTCATGGGGGGCCGAGAACTACAGCACAGGGATGGAGAAGGACTTCACGGCTGCTGAGGAATCATTCCAGGGGGATCTCTTTCTGACCGAGATCGATACGGACACGGATCTGAATGGAGGTTCGGGAAGTGATCCCGTGAAATACCTTTACCCTTCAGGGTCAAGGTCGCGGCCGTACATCTGTGATCCAGACCTTCCCAAATCCACCGATGCGGAAGACCCTCACTCCACGGGTATCAGAAGGTCACACTCGCTCCTCTCCGAGACCACCAGAGGGAAGGCAGAGTGTGAACCACAACAGACTGAGACGGATCAACAGAGAACGGAAATGACCAGGGAAGAGTTCCTGAAGGAGATCCAATCGGCAGAGACCTTTCTGACTGAAATCATATCGAGGCAACATCCACCCGCAGGCAGGAAAGAAGGAGAATCATCTCCTACCCTCCTCTCACCCGAATATGAGTCCATATGCATGGACCCAAACACCGCCCAGACCATCCAGTTCCAGTCGGAGAGTTCCATGCGCTCATCCGGCAGAGGAAAGGACGAGCCGCAAACGGAAGCCATCTATGCCCAGGTGACCAAGCGGGCTAAAAAGAGTGAGATCAAAGTTTCTACCAGACCCGAGATCCCAGTCCTCCATATAGGATCAGCCATTAAACAGGAGAACCAAGGAAGTAATGCGGACCATTGCCGGTCCGGGGACTACGTCTTTGCGGAAATCATGCCCAAGAACGGTTTACTACACAACGAAACGCTTACGTCATGTCAGAAGGACGACGAGTCCTTTGATGGACCTGCTTTACCTGCGAGAGGAGAAGACCAAGCCAGAGATCTTGATGTGTCACTCATCATGAATAGTCCAAAGACTTCCCTAATCCAGAACGGGCTAGAGAGGGATGACGAGGGTAAGGACAACACCGATCGAGGAGCAGCTGATTCAGATCTCTCAAAAGGCGGCGGCGTTCCCAAGACTGAGCCGGAAAGGAAGCTTTCATCCCAACACAATGAGAGCGTCCAAGAAGAAGCTACCGCCACTCCGACAACTCCGGACTGGGATGCATCCGCTGACGTTTCCCTGGTCACCCCCACCGACTCTGTCCTGTCACCGACCACGTCCAGCTCCGCAGACTGCCTCACCCCGAGCGACTCCTGGACTGGAGGGGGGGGCGCTGGCTGGCGAGCTCTGGGAAACGAAACGCCGCACCGGGACTCGGCTTATTTCTCAGACAGTGACTGGGAAGGGGATGGCATGAGCAGGAGAAACACGGATGGACTTGGCGGGTCCAGGCCGAGCAGCGGACGAGGGGGGGACAGGGGAACGCTGACTGGGATTGAGGAAAAAACCGAAACAGAAGAAGAGGCTGAGGTGGAACACAAGCGGACGTTGGAAAACCGCATAGAGACGTCTGAGAAGAGGACATCATTGGAAAATACTTCCGATGCCACACACGTTCCGAGCAAAGGATTCCAGCCAGGGAAGCGGGACGATTCTGGCATTTTTCTGAATGGTCAGAAATCCTCCCAACAGTTTGATGGTCCTCAAACCAAAGACCGTGTTGACTTTATCGATACATTGTTTTCCAAACTGGAGGATGAGCCTCCAAAGAGCCTGCCACATCGCCATGGCGATGCAAAAGACCGCCACTACGCAGATGACATCGTTTCTCATGTCACAGACTGCAAATACCTGGACATGACGCTATCCGCATCGGGAAGACCCTACAGCAAGGAATATATGCACATGGAAAACCACTCTTCTCTAGAATCTCCCGGAAGCAACACAGACTCCAAATCGTCTGAACTGTGGGTCGATCCCACCAACAAGGAAACCCCGTCATTTGTAGATTCCAGCGTAGGGAATTCCAACGTAGGGAATTCCAGCATAGGGAATTCCGTAGACGATCAAGTCAGTTTACGGTTTGCCTCCCGGATTGAGGAAGGTGCTGAGAGAAGTTTTAAGGTGCCTGAGCTGGAGATGCACAACACAGACGGCAATCACCTGCAATGCTTGGACggagtgacctctgacctctgtcAGGGGTCACCTCCGACAGGAtccggtgggggtggggtggaggAGAAAGAAGACCAAAGGACCGGTCATCCATCGCAATCAAGTGACTCACACTTGTGGTCGGGCGAAAACGACCAGTGGGCCTCTCCGGAAAAGAGGTGCCAGGATGATGGAGCAGACTCTGGGTTCCGCAACCAAGTTTGGGAGGCAGGAGAGCATCTCGGTGCCGGTCAGGAGATTTGGGAAGCTGAGGGAAATGATGAATTTGCCGGAAGTGAACCTCACCCTGCTGCGTTGGAGAGCTGTGAGGAACCATGGAAGAACGAAAAGCAGCGACTGAATGGAAGTCTGTCGGCGAAGGAAAACACTCAGCCGGATGGGGTGAACATCCAGCAGGTGGAGAATGTGGAGAACCTTCTCGAAAGTGACAGAGTTGATGCAGAAATGGAAATTCCAGCGACTGAAGTGGAGAATATGGAAATCCCAGATCCAGAGGTTTTTGACAAAGTCAAGAAGCACCCTTGGTCGTGCGTGACAGGGTCGGAGGAGAATCAAAATTTTAACATCTGGCCTCAGGAGGAGGACCTGCCACCATCTGAGGAGAACCCAGACCAGGAAAACCTGGACTCTGACTTACCTAGCGAGGCTGAAATGAGTCCGTGCGGTGCAGAGCGCCACACGGACGAAAGCGTGAGCATGgaaaaggaagaagaggactcACCAGTGGACAACTTCAGCTCGGTGGATTTCCCCAGTCCTCCTCCGAGCATAGACCTGGACGTGCAGGATGACAAACTGGAGAGTTTAGATGACTCTTTTCCTAGTCCTCCACCATCTGTTTCCGAGGCTGAGGAGTTTGGTACCAGCGGTCTGGAAGCGGACGTGATGCCCATGACGCATATAACGGTAGACGGCGAGAGCAACCTCACCTCCGACACAGGAGGTCTGGATGATGCCGACCAAACACCGACGCCGGTCCATAGCCTGCCAGAGTTACTCATTTCCGAGTGGAAAGATCTGGACGAGGAGGCCTTGGAGGATTTTGAAAAATTGGAACAACTGTGCCGTATATCCGGGGACGAGGGCGAAACCCTGGGCGACATTTTCCTGGAGAACCTGGAGCTTTTGGAGTCCCTGAAGAAAACCCCTGATCAAAAAGACGGCAAATGTGGAGAGGAGATATGTAACTTGGGGGCAGATTTGGGAGAAGAAGGAAGCCCTTCCTCAGACGAAGAGGATGGGAATGATGCACCGTGCCCACCCGGACAGACGCCAGAGCCCAAGGACCAGGATTGCCTTTCCAAGACGACCACCAAGAACGGCCTGAAGATGCAG GTGTGCCAGGAACGGCTGCAGTTCTCCCTGAGTGAAAATGTGAAGACCAACGTGCTTTGGGGGGCCACGGTTAAGGACAGCGTCACGCTGCGGCCCTGGGGGGAGGAGGCCGCTGAGGACTGCTGCCAGGCAGATGCTGAGGAGCAACAAAACCAGGATGGAAG CCAAACGCCGCAGGAAGGCGTGTCCAAGGCGGAGTGTGAGGAAGCTAAACCGGAGCCGCTCGCTGCGATCGAACAACCCGAGGTGACGACGACGCCGCAGACGACGGCGCACCAGGCAATCAAAG CTAAAGTCGCTCGTCTGTCTCTGGCCCTCCCGCCGCTCGCCCTGGCTCTCCCCGTCGCCTCCGCCGGCAAGGACGGCGCCATCGGGAGCCGGATCGGAAGACGGAGAGGTTTGCTCCCGGGAAGCGATCCCGAAGACGAAGAGGAAGACGAGGCGGAGGACGAGAGTTCCCGGAGAGTCATCGTTGTCACAGAGACGGACGTGGACAAACGCGTGGGCCTGAGGAGCCTCCTCAAGTCACCCAAGGAACCGCTGGACCGGgggcgggacagagggaggaaCGTGTCCTTTTTTGATGATGTCACCATTTATCTGTTTGATCAG GAAACTCCAACCAAGGAACTGAGCGCTCCAGCGCCCGCCAGTCAGGCTGCAGTGTCCGTCAAAAACACCAAGTTGGATTTTCATG CGTCCAAAAGCAAAGATTCCAAACGCAAAGAGGATTCCTCGGTCAAAGCGAGAGCACCCGGAGGCGGGACCAACTTAGTGACGTCATCGCGCTTCACCGTGAGCCCCGCCAAGGACCCCCACTTGGCGTGA